Proteins encoded within one genomic window of Candidatus Thiodiazotropha endoloripes:
- a CDS encoding SCO family protein encodes MDKRAWNNGSVEKCLRGMLMASVLSVAMFVTAGVSAADLPSIVKSNGGETLGPQFKLDCVTRPGKPQNHADRFKVAMNMHDHSQHGGHDEHAHHRAMMENKSYKVNHASYQLPDVKLISHKGEQLQLADILNNDKPVMLNFIFTTCTTICPVLSASFHQVQQILGDEVDTVSMVSITIDPDYDTPEQLMKYSKRFKAGEQWNFYTGSYNDVVTVEKAFDIFRGSKMNHEPITLIRDQGGQHWTRINGLASAEDIVKEYKKIVSAAN; translated from the coding sequence ATGGATAAAAGAGCATGGAATAACGGTTCGGTTGAAAAGTGTCTCAGGGGCATGCTAATGGCATCTGTGCTTTCTGTTGCCATGTTTGTCACAGCGGGCGTTAGTGCCGCTGATCTGCCAAGCATTGTGAAATCCAACGGTGGTGAAACCCTTGGGCCACAGTTCAAGCTCGATTGCGTCACCCGACCGGGCAAACCTCAAAACCATGCTGATCGGTTCAAAGTTGCCATGAACATGCATGACCATTCCCAGCATGGTGGCCATGATGAACATGCTCATCACCGTGCGATGATGGAGAACAAGTCGTACAAGGTAAATCATGCCAGCTATCAGCTGCCGGATGTGAAGTTGATCTCTCACAAAGGGGAGCAACTGCAGTTGGCGGATATTCTGAACAATGACAAACCGGTGATGCTGAACTTCATCTTCACAACCTGTACCACCATCTGCCCGGTTCTTTCGGCCAGTTTTCATCAAGTACAGCAGATACTGGGTGATGAGGTTGACACTGTTTCCATGGTATCGATCACCATCGATCCGGACTATGATACGCCTGAACAGTTGATGAAATATTCGAAACGATTCAAGGCGGGTGAGCAATGGAATTTTTATACCGGCAGCTACAATGATGTGGTTACCGTAGAGAAGGCTTTTGATATCTTCCGTGGTTCAAAAATGAATCATGAACCGATTACCCTGATCAGGGATCAAGGTGGACAGCACTGGACGCGTATCAATGGTCTGGCCAGCGCAGAAGATATTGTCAAGGAGTACAAAAAGATCGTATCGGCTGCAAATTGA
- a CDS encoding sensor histidine kinase — protein sequence MDNNINYNATQYREDYQLAKRFGVISFIAIILIAIVILFLFRYETARIIQDSTKQSNESLTIATEYTLNDHFVMYLNLMKLNDKKPGEMPLEPMLERALQRMIRDTNVDRVKLYDRSGKVAYSSRADAYDDDDEDNDGFISALSGSPRTVLNYRDSFSIFNSNDHDVNLVQTYVPIRTNESSPVMGVMEIYYDISDYVSNAMRAIIIVMSVTMLLMLFLYTFLLMHIKRSERIIEAQNRITREKKAMLEFLTAKMINAQEDEKKRIAFELHEDVVQTLSGVKMQLEKYILQFDKQDDRSDADQLSTVIIPTLQNAAHKIRAVALDLRPPSLDDFGLKAALNSLVSECHTITTGVQITVDVSVNEELISQDQKSILYRMFKDTLKAICFDEKIDGEVIISLSNIDDLLQLQAKIISKEKNLNYNGQLPGFFVAMQEKTILSGGEFFVIELSERLLEVKAVWSY from the coding sequence ATGGATAACAATATCAACTACAACGCAACTCAATACAGGGAAGATTACCAGCTGGCCAAACGATTTGGCGTGATCAGTTTTATCGCCATTATCCTGATTGCCATTGTCATACTTTTTCTGTTTCGCTATGAAACTGCCCGCATCATCCAGGACTCCACAAAGCAGAGTAATGAGTCACTGACCATCGCTACAGAGTACACGCTGAATGACCATTTTGTGATGTACCTGAATCTGATGAAGCTGAATGATAAAAAGCCTGGCGAGATGCCGTTGGAGCCGATGCTCGAACGAGCCTTGCAGAGAATGATACGGGATACCAATGTGGACCGTGTCAAATTGTACGATCGATCAGGCAAAGTGGCTTACTCTTCCAGAGCTGATGCCTACGACGACGATGACGAGGATAACGATGGTTTTATCTCGGCACTGTCGGGCTCACCTCGAACAGTTCTAAACTATCGGGACAGTTTCAGTATCTTCAACTCCAATGACCACGATGTGAACCTGGTACAGACCTATGTGCCAATTCGTACCAATGAAAGCTCACCTGTCATGGGCGTGATGGAGATCTATTACGACATCAGTGACTATGTCAGCAATGCGATGCGGGCAATCATCATCGTGATGTCTGTAACGATGCTATTGATGCTGTTTCTCTATACTTTCCTGTTGATGCATATCAAACGCTCCGAACGGATTATCGAAGCGCAAAACCGCATTACCCGAGAGAAAAAAGCGATGCTTGAATTTCTCACGGCAAAAATGATCAATGCCCAGGAGGATGAGAAGAAACGCATCGCCTTTGAGTTGCATGAGGATGTGGTGCAGACACTATCCGGTGTCAAAATGCAGCTGGAAAAATATATCCTGCAATTTGACAAACAGGACGACAGGAGCGATGCAGATCAGCTCTCCACAGTCATCATACCCACCCTGCAGAATGCCGCCCATAAAATCCGTGCGGTCGCACTCGATTTACGTCCGCCAAGCCTGGATGATTTTGGCCTTAAGGCGGCTCTGAATTCACTGGTTTCCGAGTGTCATACGATTACCACCGGTGTGCAGATCACGGTGGATGTATCAGTGAATGAAGAGTTGATATCCCAGGACCAGAAATCAATTCTCTACAGAATGTTCAAGGATACCCTCAAGGCTATCTGCTTCGATGAGAAAATCGACGGTGAAGTGATTATCTCTCTAAGTAATATCGATGATCTGCTACAACTACAAGCCAAGATCATCAGTAAGGAGAAAAACCTCAACTACAATGGGCAACTGCCCGGATTTTTCGTTGCCATGCAGGAGAAAACCATACTCTCTGGTGGTGAGTTTTTTGTCATAGAGCTTTCTGAAAGGTTGCTGGAAGTCAAAGCGGTCTGGTCCTATTGA
- a CDS encoding S1C family serine protease, translating into MNRTISQLLLFAMLLPVICHATDFSRQFAQVDPSVVVLHTYSTSPVTEKVEQGLGSGVVISHEGDILTAAHVVHTSDAVHVEFKDGQRVLAKVVGTEPAADLALLKLQKTPDNLIVAKLGDSDKVSIGNEVFVIGSPYGLHHTLTTGHISARHSGPDLGKLFLLGDFLQTDAAINKGNSGGPVCNLDGEVIGIVSYIETTSGGHQGIGFAVTSNTARALMLERNNYWSGLNGVPITADLAKAINYPLDYGILVQKIAEGSATDRLQLREGTIPVKINDQQLLLGGDIIVSIADIPLDGQLSFQKIREKIDRLEPGQPINFQIYRNGMLAVLSLEKP; encoded by the coding sequence TTGAATCGTACGATCTCTCAGTTGCTGCTCTTTGCCATGCTGCTGCCGGTAATATGTCATGCCACGGACTTCAGTCGTCAGTTTGCCCAAGTCGATCCTTCTGTGGTTGTACTTCATACCTACTCCACATCGCCAGTCACTGAAAAAGTGGAGCAAGGCCTGGGCAGCGGCGTCGTCATCAGCCATGAAGGCGATATTCTGACAGCAGCGCATGTCGTCCATACCAGTGACGCCGTTCATGTTGAATTCAAAGATGGCCAGCGTGTGCTTGCCAAAGTCGTCGGTACGGAACCTGCCGCCGATCTTGCGTTACTCAAATTACAAAAGACCCCGGACAATCTGATCGTCGCCAAACTCGGTGATTCCGACAAAGTCAGTATCGGCAATGAGGTATTTGTGATCGGATCACCCTACGGGCTTCACCATACCCTCACCACAGGACACATCAGCGCCAGACACTCTGGTCCTGACCTGGGAAAGCTGTTTCTGCTCGGTGATTTTTTACAAACCGATGCGGCCATCAATAAAGGCAACTCTGGAGGACCGGTTTGCAATCTCGATGGCGAAGTGATCGGCATCGTCAGTTACATTGAGACCACCTCCGGAGGTCACCAGGGTATAGGCTTTGCCGTTACATCCAATACGGCAAGAGCATTGATGCTCGAGAGAAACAACTACTGGAGTGGTCTGAATGGCGTGCCAATCACGGCAGATCTAGCAAAGGCAATCAACTATCCGCTGGACTATGGAATATTGGTACAGAAGATCGCAGAAGGCTCTGCAACCGATCGACTTCAATTACGCGAAGGCACGATTCCGGTAAAAATCAACGACCAGCAACTGTTGCTGGGTGGCGATATCATCGTATCCATTGCTGACATACCCCTGGATGGCCAACTTAGCTTCCAGAAAATAAGAGAAAAAATCGATCGTTTGGAGCCGGGACAACCAATCAACTTTCAAATCTACCGAAACGGGATGCTGGCAGTATTAAGTCTCGAAAAACCCTAA